One stretch of Suricata suricatta isolate VVHF042 chromosome 13, meerkat_22Aug2017_6uvM2_HiC, whole genome shotgun sequence DNA includes these proteins:
- the FOXE1 gene encoding forkhead box protein E1: SPPPPPPQTEVLAAVKEERAEAAAGVPTEVAGRGTGGRRRKRPLQRGKPPYSYIALIAMAIAHAPERRLTLGGIYKFITERFPFYRDNPKKWQNSIRHNLTLNDCFLKIPREAGRPGKGNYWALDPNAEDMFESGSFLRRRKRFKRSDLSTYPAYMHDAAAAAAAAAAAAAAAIFPGAVPAARPSYPGAVYAGYAPPSLAAPPPVYYPAASPGPCRVFGLVPERPLSPELGPASSGPAGSCAFASAGASAATTGYQPAGCAGARPANSAYAAAYAGPDGAYPQGAGSALFAAAGRLAGPVSPPAGGSSGGVEAAVDFYGRTSPGQFGALGPCYNPGGQLGAGSGGAYHARHATAYPGGVDRYVSAM, from the exons tcacccccacccccacctc CTCAGACGGAGGTGCTGGCGGCCGTGAAGGAGGAGCGCGCCGAGGCGGCGGCCGGGGTCCCAACGGAGGTGGCGGGTCGCGGCACCGGCGGGCGTCGGCGGAAGCGCCCCCTGCAGCGCGGAAAGCCACCCTACAGCTACATTGCGCTCATTGCCATGGCCATTGCGCACGCGCCGGAGCGCCGCCTCACGTTAGGCGGCATCTACAAGTTCATCACGGAGCGTTTCCCCTTCTACCGCGACAACCCCAAAAAGTGGCAGAACAGCATCCGCCACAACCTGACGCTCAACGACTGCTTCCTCAAGATCCCGCGCGAGGCTGGCCGTCCAGGCAAAGGCAACTACTGGGCGCTCGACCCCAACGCCGAGGACATGTTCGAGAGCGGCAGCTTCCTGCGCCGCCGCAAGCGCTTCAAGCGCTCGGACCTCTCCACTTACCCAGCCTACATGCACGacgcggccgccgccgccgccgctgccgccgccgccgccgccgccgccatctTCCCGGGCGCAGTGCCCGCTGCGCGCCCGTCTTACCCCGGCGCCGTCTACGCAGGCTATGCCCCGCCGTCGCTTGCGGCGCCGCCCCCGGTCTACTACCCCGCCGCGTCTCCAGGACCGTGCCGAGTCTTCGGCCTGGTGCCTGAACGGCCACTCAGTCCAGAACTGGGCCCCGCGTCGTCGGGGCCGGCGGGTTCCTGCGCCTTTGCCTCGGCCGGCGCCTCTGCAGCCACCACCGGCTACCAGCCTGCAGGCTGCGCGGGGGCCCGACCTGCCAACTCCGCCTATGCGGCCGCCTACGCGGGCCCTGATGGCGCGTACCCGCAAGGGGCAGGCAGTGCCCTCTTCGCAGCAGCTGGCCGGCTGGCGGGGCCCGTCTCGCCCCCCGCGGGTGGCAGCAGTGGTGGCGTCGAGGCCGCAGTGGACTTCTATGGGCGCACATCGCCAGGCCAATTTGGAGCGCTGGGGCCTTGCTACAATCCTGGTGGGCAGCTTGGGGCGGGCAGTGGAGGCGCCTATCATGCTCGCCATGCGACTGCCTATCCTGGTGGGGTGGATCGATATGTGTCCGCCATGTGA